Within Lolium rigidum isolate FL_2022 chromosome 5, APGP_CSIRO_Lrig_0.1, whole genome shotgun sequence, the genomic segment gcagatcctcgtaggtgagctggcgtgccgtccgccatctcggatgtagatggcgatgtggttgatgtagacgattgtcccaccgggcgtgccgagaatgtgttgactgccaaaacccaccggcgggcagcggccttgtcaacagccgtcagagccggggggagcctagagctgcggctggctgagacccctccgagcgacggcccgcaatgctcttcggtcacacgcggcgttgcgaagtgcaagggcgtgccacctgacctatacccggtcgggaaggtgatgagattgcctcgcttagtttctgcggggcatacatgtaaacgttaaatacgagtctcgatcggctctcgaggttatcctgtgaatcggctcaaagagccgatccacccatgatccgtacggggtgtacgaatacttggtggtcctgcttgatcaagatgaagctaatgagatctacgacgatttagggttttcaccacataatcggatcatcctactccgggttgggccggatggccacgcacggtgctcgtaagccgatcctaaacaaggccaaaaaaccaacatgaagttgatcctaggaacatcccgtttaggacttgcgaacgccaccctacgtgccacgggatcctccccctttgtaaggccaaactattgcgagatattaaactaatccttgtagaacaaggagcaatcgtaacggatcggatctactaaataatgatcaagcggggtgctgccccacacctgagataggcgtgaggacggctagatatgcaagggttgcactacgtaagcatgcttaaacgaagaacaatgctaaccctaacacatctaatgataactacgttgctcgccatcaaaagcgcttcggtacgagcaacgcatgaacaacgtggggcttgtgctgcctagatcgcaagatgcgatctaggcagcatgtcgcttacctgatagaaaccctcgagacgaaggagttggcgatgcgccgagattggtttgtttttggggttgaacgtgagttgttgtttattccataaaccctaggtacatatttatagtccgggggactttctaatgtgggcatgcactaaaccgtgcacgactaagattctatctctaaactaaaatagatctaatatgttacagatacacgggcaattaaacccaacacccttcgtgccaggccgccttagaatccttccacaggtaatcttccaagcccggcccacctctggattcgtctaaaatctggtgataacaacttcaCCATCGTTGCCCTCTTCTCCCCCGCCCCTAGAACGAAACTTCCTTCCCAATTGTGTGTGTTCTCCTCCGATACTCCCTCCTTGCCGAAATGTAGCGCGTATAATCTTTTTTAAAGTCAAACAATGTGAAGTTTGACTAAGTATGTAAAAAACTCAACATCTAGAATACCAAATCAATAACATTAGATTCCTCACGacgtatattttcatatggtatacaTTTGATTTGGTAGAAGTAGATATTTTTATCGAAAAGCTTGGTCAAAGTTGACATCCATTGATCTTTTAAAATCTTTTATGCACTACGGTATGGCAAGGCAAAGAGGGGCTATTACTTATGTATATAAAGGTAAGTCCATACCCTATGTTCTCCTTCGATATTACTCATGGATATAAAAATATGTCCACACCCTGCGCATGCGGATAATATCGGCTTTGTAGAGAAAATTGTCATCCTTAGTTCCAACTTTTTATCCACGGGTCAAAGGCCATCAAAGTGTTCGACAACTTCTGCGTTAAGAGGATCATTTCACATGAAAGCGGGTGCCCACTGAAATTGATGATACTAGTTGCTTGCATGTCTTTTCTCCATCAGTTTAGACTTGATTtaactttagagcatctccaacagaagctCTAAAATTTAGCGCTGTAAAAGTCGTTTCCAGCGGCCGACACGAGCTTCGCCggaggctctattttacagcgcaaCGAACAAGCCAAAAACCAGCCCTTCACCAGAGGCTGTAAAATAGAGTTCCACAAACTTGTTTCTTCTGCATACAtacaacaaacaagatcaaacatgcCACAAATAAATCTAAAAAATCAAATAAATGAACTAAATCAACTAAAAATCAACTCCGGCGAGGCAGCTCCgacgagcttgctccggcgaggcGTTGGAACTCTGGCTAGCAGAAGCAGCTCGTCCCCGTGTTCATCCTGTGGCTCTCCAGGTGCAGCCCGTGGTGTCCCCGCGTGAAGAACAGCTGCAGCCCGTGGCCATGGCGCGGTGGGACATGGAGGAAGTCGGGCGGGACGGCCCTGgcgcggcggccatggcgcgacAGCCTGGCGCGGAGGCCCTGGGGCGGCGGGACATGGGGGAAGTCGGGCGGGACGGCCCTGgcgcggcggccatggcgcgacGGCCGTGGCGCGGAGGCCCTGGAGCGGCGGGGCATGGGGGAAGTCGAGCGGGACGGGATATGGGGGGAGGTCGGGTGCGGCGGGAGATGGTGGAGCGGGAGATGGGGGGAGGTCGGGCGGGGCTGCCATGGCGCGGTGGCCCTGGCGCGGCGGGAGATGGGGAAGGTCGGGCGCGTCGGCCATGGGGGAGGCCGGGCGGGGCAGGCCATGGCGCATCGGCTTGGCTTTCAGTGTCTGTTTTCTTCCCGCGGGGAGAAGCCAGTTTACAGCGCGCCAGTCAACGCATCAAATATACCGCTTTGAATAGTGCAAACTACCGCGCGGACTAAAATATTTAAAGCGCGATCTATTTTGCAGCGTCAGCTGGAGGACGCAAAAACGCGTTTGCTATATATTGATAGTTTTTTTAGCGCGCGCCCAGTTtacagcctctgttggagatgctcttaggagatATAGCATGTCAACTTGCTATCTATTTTCCTTAAAAAATCCTTGATATCTAGCATTTCATCCTGGATCCGGCTTGTGCTTGACCTATTAATTGGTCCAGGCCCTCATTTTGAACATACATAGTGCGATACTGTACTATATACTATGAAGTAACAAAACTTACATGACAAACTTTACTTACGGCGTTGATCACCAGGGTCAACGGGGTTTGCCCACATACCCAAAGGCCAGCACGTCCTGCGCTCACTAAAAGGTTCAGCTTCAGCTAAACTTCCAAAAAGTTAATCAGCAACGTTTGTTTAATGGAAAGACCACTAATATAACTCGAAGAAGAAAAACTGTCACGGCAGCAACGTAGCTACTCAGTAGATGCAAATTCAAGCGTCCCAGCTGCAACGTATGTGTGGAATACAAATTCAACACACACAAAAATGAAATAGGGTGCCTGCTTGGAAGGCATAAAAGAAATGCGGCGCGGGGTTAACTGACATGGCCAACAGTATGGTATTATCAGAAGCAATTTAATTTCTCTTGATAACAGTTGGAATAATGCCTACAGGAACCACTTAACAGACAAAAGTTCTCAACTTAGAAGAATAATCCCTAAAAGCTCGCATCACATTGGACCAGGGCATGGCACATAGAGGAGCGCGTCTTATGGAGACACATCACAGGACCCATGCACCGCATATAGAATGGAAGATCCTACGTAAAGTAAATAATCCATTTCTGCACCTCAACAGCCAGAACCTAACTCTTGATACCTGAGGAGCAACCAATGCCATCAGTCAAACAGATTTTCAATTTTCAGTTGTGCAAAAGCCAGTAAACTTAGCTTCAACATTATGGAAATAATTATTTGTTATCAGTAGATAATTGTTGTTAGGAATGTTCATTTATCTGAACAGCGAATTTCTATTTCTTGGTCCTTCAAGAAGAGTGGAAAATTATCAACAAAATTTATGTATCAGTATTTGGAGAGAAACATTTCTGGTGCTCTATAAATGGATTTGGTCGACTAAGCTTCCTCTCAAGATTAAAAAATTCATGTGGCAGTTATTCCAGGATGTTGTCCTTACTAGGGATAATATGAAGAAAAGAAAATGGCCAGGTTCTCCTATTTGTTCTATTTTTAGACAAGAGGAGACTGctaatcatctttttttttttcagtGCTCTGTTGCTAAATGTGTCTGGGGAATGATTGGTAAGATTTTGGGTACAAATCGGTGTTGTAACAATTTAGGGCAAGCTTTGGCTTGGTTTCATACCTTCCTTGTTTGTGGAAATCTGTTTATGGTTGTCAAATCTGTTGTTTGTTGGGACATTTGGAAAACGAGAAACAAAGTTACGTTTCAGAAGCTGAGAACCCCCCGTGAGATTGCTTTTCTTTCTTCATCGCTGATAATGTACTGGGAAGGTTTGCACAAGGAAAAGGACAGGGAGCTGCTACAGCTTGGTGCGACAAAGATGATGGAGACAACATCAAGTCCGGTGCGACTGCAGAGGCCAGGAATGGCGCACTGGTGATCTATGCTGGTACTGTGAGCTCTGAAGTTTGAGTTTCTGTGTTGTTTCTGGGTGCAATACTTTTGGTATCAGAGAATAGTTTTGCTAGGTGGTTCTATGTTGATGGCTTGTAAAAGTAATTTCCTTACACTCGTGAACTTGTTGACGGTGGTAGAAGATTTTCATCCCATAGTGGGTATTCAATAGAGAATGCAGCTCAGTGGGTTTCCTGCTGCCCCAATCGGCTTCTCTTTCTCCTATCCCACTTTCATTTACTTTTGTTGTAATGAACTGGCTATTTCCGTTTATGCAATGGAAAGGAGTATGAAGCCCGGTTGGAAAAAAAGTAACCAGCAAACTAAAACAAAAAAATACCCACCAAGGAAAGTGAAGACGTTTAGTTCTGCTACCACTTGCAGTTAGTTACCTGCTGAATCAATATATCATGACACCATGTCAATGTGGACAAATCATATTATACGTTTTGCAGAAGTTCAGGTCCATCGTGTCCACCATCAATgcccttgtctacaagaataacaAGTTAATGAACCAACATATTCCATGGAACAAAATCAAATAGATACAAAAGGgcatttattttttttgaattgagGAGCTCCCGCTCCCGATTTCATTAAAAACGAAACCAAGTATCACTTGCGCCCATTACAACTTCATCCCACACCTTTCCTCCAAACTCCTAAAGTTTGACTAAATAGAACCAGACATCATACATGTATCTCTCTAAGTAAATTTCGATAAACTCAGAAAGCCTTTACAGTACAACAAGGATTTGAATCTGAAACAAACTTTATCACAGAACAATGTCTTTCCTTTTGGAACATCTCTTAAAAAATTTCCTCCACTTTTTTTTCTGCTCCTTTTGCTCTCTTTGGACCTTTTTTTAGCCGACCCCAATCCGATGTGACAAAGGAGCCCAACCCTTGCTCCTGTTGAAGATCTCAGATACCACCTTTACCAGCAGCCGCGCCACGCTGCGCCGGCCGCGCGTTTGTTCTCTGCAAACGAGTCCACTTGTTAATTAAACCCGCTACTTTATGTACTACCACCACCGGATTACTGGGATAAACATGTTCAAAACATACTGCATTTCTAGTATTCCAGAGAGTCTAAACTACAGCAGAGATGCCTACAGCAACTACATTTCTTACTTTACTGGGAAAAAGAGAACAACCAACAATACAAAAGGGCATTAATGAGATATTTATATAAATACCTAGCTGCAATTTCAGAAAAGTAATTTAGTTTTCGTGCAACATTGGGATAGCTAACATGCTTCTGGTTGCAACTTAAATATCAGAGAAAGGAAAAGATTCATTTAGTTGATCGGTGGTACGGTATGTTTTGGGTAAATACATCACCTACATGTAAATTTCATGAGTCCTCGTATACTACATAAGGAATACACGCGGAAGACCAATACATCGACGAGTTGCACAACAAAAACAACCGAAACAGAAGCTCCTATGGCCTATCCAAATTTATACAGGGTTGATACACCAACACAATATCAGTTCAGGCACAATGAAAGTACATGATATACTCACATGAAGCAACGCAGAATTCAGTCATTTCCTAATTAGCTTCCTAGTCTCCCTAATGATCCAGATCACAGAGGACACAGGCTAAACAAATAAACAATTTATTTTAAACCAGATTATACACCAATACAACTTGTTGTTAAGTTCATCAACTCAGGTACAAGTTAATGCAGATGTGGAAGTATAGTAGCATACGAGGCAGGACTGGGAGCAAGTGCAGAACACAACCAAAACTTACTTAGCTATCCAATTTCACTAAGTCCAGATCATAGAACGCACAAGCTAAGCAATAAagcaaacccccccccccccccccccctttttctttctttaaaCCTCTCAAGTGGCACATATCTCTTCCTATTGCTACTCTGTTTCAGCAAGTTGCCTCGCACTGAGTGGCAGTATGCCAAACATTAGAGCTGGAAGAAAATGGTCACCAGACCAGTCCAAGGTGAGTACGTAGAGATGCCACTAGATAGGCGTGGGACACCGTGAGGGGTCAGTGCTGCAGCCGGCAACTCAGCGATGTAATCGTGACTACAGTGATGAGGTGAAACAGCGACTGGAGGAGGAGCAGACGACTCGGCCAGAGCCGTCGGACCAAGAGTGAGCGAGCAGAACCCCAGGGCAACGACAAAGCCCAGCCGACCGCCGCGGCGGGAGGCAGCAAAGACAGGTGCCCTGCTGAACCAGGTGTAAAATGACGAGGTGATGTTGACTGGTAAGAAGAAAGGAAGAGGACGGAGGTCCCTGTGTTGCAGGTCGAGGGAGAAGGGGATAAAGAAGGAAGCCTGGGGCAGTCACACCCTCTGATAGTGGATCCCATCTGGTAGTAGCAAAAAGGATTTCCCAGGGAAATAAAATGAAAAGTGCATTTTCTAGTAACAGACTGGACACAGTTTTCATCGCTTAAGCGTTAACCAAATCAAATTTATGAATAATATAATTACCAAAGCTTACACATAACCTGACTTTACCTGTCACAGTGATTTTTAGATCAAAACAAATTTGTGAGATAGGTTTGTTGCATAGATAGGCAACATATAGCTTTGAACTAGAAGTACCAGTTTTGGTGGAAGAAAATTCCACAAAAAGTATGGAACCTACCTGGGAATGTGTGGAAGCTATGGATGAAATTGTAACTCAAATGAACAAGTTTTGATATATCAAAAATAGTTAAGAAAGAGTACTGTCCAGGATTTGCATTGGCAGTTTTTGAGAGAAAAGGTCtggcaacccccccccccccgcaatgTATAATCCTCCATAAGAAATTAACAAGGCACACACATATGCAGAACGTATCATGGCAAACGTAGATGCAACTTAAGATGATGCTGATGATGCATGATCGAATGCAGATCAAAAAGGGTATAGTATTCTCCACCTCAATTTTCTAGGATGTTACCGAGTATCTCACTCTCATCGTGAAACATCTGAGCTGCAGTTATGCACTAATACTAACTACATTGCACAATTCTTGAATAAGTCGAAACACACGCGACAATAAATTGTAATTCCATTGATATACAAAGAATTTGATTTGAAACCTCCCTCGAAAGTATTTTTAAATCAACCATTCAGTTTGATTTTAGGAACGAGCCATAGCTAAAATGTTTGCTACCTCTGACTTGAACTATATAATGCAGCAATAATAACACGAGAATATTAGATAACTTGGTTTTGGTATTACCTGCAGTATAGACACCTTCAAATGGAAAAGAGCAAGGTGATTGATAGTTGGATTCGAAAATCTTCTTGGACTCCAATGACTCGAGATGGAGCGTGAAAACGCCGACAGAGCTCTTCAGTAAGACCGTATTATTGTCCTCGACGAGTCCGATGATCCATAGGTGCTCTATCTCCTTCCCTAAATTAATGGGAAGTAGCTTATCCAGTGCAATGGTTCTTCCCAGCACCCATGAAGCAGCACCATCGCAATCTTTCTTTCTCTTCCAGAATTGGGCGCTGAATTCTGACAAGACGAGGAAACCAAGGCCACCACCTTGCGCCGGTACGACCCAAATATGGGTAGGGCGCCAGGCAGAATAGAATTTCTCCACCGGCGTAGGTATCAAAGCTAGGCTCCAGCTATCCAGATCAAACTCGACGATTACGGCCGGGTTCTGACCCCCCACAAAGAACCAGTAAAGGGAATTCCCAACCATTACAGCAGGCATGAAAAATCCTGGGGAAAGCACGGAATCGCCATAACGATCATCAACCGGAAGTGGTGTCGAGACGAGTTTGCCCCATGCACCGGTCTTGGAGGAATAAACGGAGGCGATCGCCCGTGCTTGTTGACTGACACAGCGCCCTATCAAGACCACCTGGAAGTCGTCTCCGGCAGCAGCACGCAGCACCGCCCCGGTAATCGGGTACTTGCGGTCGAACCCCGGCGGGGTGTCCACGCGGTGCTGGTCGCCGGTGAGCGGATCCCAGACGATGGGCTGTTCCCGCCATCTGTGGAAGGTGAGCACGAGGCCGTGGCGGCATCCGAGGATCATCAAGTAGTCACAGGCGATCGGGAAGGTGATGCGACCTTCCGGGACTCGATTGGGGGCCTCCAGGACGGGGCAGAATCGGGCTTCCCTGAGGATAGGCTGGTGGCTGATGGAGTGAAAATGTTCCACGGCGAAGCAGCCGAGGAGGGGAGGGTTGCGGCGGTGGTGTTCGCGGAAGCGGGCGCAGAagcgggggtcggcggcgaggctGCGCCAGCGCCTGGAGACGGCGCGGGCGCGGGGAAGGGAGGAGGGCTCCGGCGGAAGGCGGAGGAGAATCTCggagaggaggtcgtcgtcttccagcggcggcgccgccgcagggAGGCTGGCCGGGCTCATGCTCGATGCGGCGGATCTCGAGGGAACACAGGGAAGAAggataacttttttttttttgacagaaaggATACCCTTTTTTTTTagggaagaagaaggatactaccagTCTGCGTCCGTGAGTACGACTAAAGCCCATAGAAGGCGTACGGTTACAAAAGCAAGAGAAATTACAAATTGGTTCCTGCCTTTTGCAAAGAGGACCCCGAACACCTAATGGAGAAAGCAATCGGGCCCACAGCTTCTTCCTCACTGGCACCTCACCGCCACCGGGAACAATGTCACTTGGGGCGATGAAGCTTCCAAGGAGAACCTTGGACGTCGCGATGAAGAGGCACTGCCTCCCTTCAGGCTCACTGGCCGGGAGGAAATCAAAGGGTCGCCATTCGACCAGAAGAGGCAACGGGGGCGGAAGACCGCCAATCGACCACAGCAGAGGGCGGCGTAGCCTTCAGAGAAGGCCGCCCTTCTACCACCACCATGGGCGGCGTAGCTTCCGAAGAAACACCGTTGCTGA encodes:
- the LOC124657636 gene encoding uncharacterized protein LOC124657636, with product MSPASLPAAAPPLEDDDLLSEILLRLPPEPSSLPRARAVSRRWRSLAADPRFCARFREHHRRNPPLLGCFAVEHFHSISHQPILREARFCPVLEAPNRVPEGRITFPIACDYLMILGCRHGLVLTFHRWREQPIVWDPLTGDQHRVDTPPGFDRKYPITGAVLRAAAGDDFQVVLIGRCVSQQARAIASVYSSKTGAWGKLVSTPLPVDDRYGDSVLSPGFFMPAVMVGNSLYWFFVGGQNPAVIVEFDLDSWSLALIPTPVEKFYSAWRPTHIWVVPAQGGGLGFLVLSEFSAQFWKRKKDCDGAASWVLGRTIALDKLLPINLGKEIEHLWIIGLVEDNNTVLLKSSVGVFTLHLESLESKKIFESNYQSPCSFPFEGVYTAENKRAAGAAWRGCW